From the Nocardiopsis changdeensis genome, one window contains:
- a CDS encoding metallopeptidase family protein, protein MAVVVELTRREFEELVADALDQIPPELAGLMDNVVITVQDESPDGLLGLYEGIPLTERGDSYFGVLPDQIFIYRLGICAICETREDVVEEVLITVVHEIAHHFGIDDERLHELGWG, encoded by the coding sequence ATGGCGGTTGTGGTGGAACTGACGCGCAGGGAGTTCGAGGAACTGGTCGCCGACGCGCTGGACCAGATCCCGCCGGAGCTGGCGGGCCTCATGGACAACGTGGTGATCACCGTCCAGGACGAGTCGCCCGACGGGCTGCTCGGCCTCTACGAGGGAATTCCGCTGACCGAGCGGGGGGATTCCTACTTCGGCGTGCTGCCGGACCAGATCTTCATCTACCGGCTCGGCATCTGCGCGATCTGCGAGACCAGGGAGGACGTCGTCGAAGAAGTCCTGATCACGGTCGTCCACGAGATCGCGCACCATTTCGGTATTGACGACGAACGCCTGCACGAGCTGGGCTGGGGCTGA
- a CDS encoding MFS transporter codes for MANPRLDKTPDDEGHEPPSSPQKDAWRSSYREVMALREFRAIWSAHTIATIGTNLLNIAASILVYQITGSPLAAGFTIALGFLPPLIAGPFLSGLADLFPRRRVMVVCDLLRAVLIVSIGIPGLPLWAVWLLLFCSVLPALPFAAARAAMLSEIIQGERYVASTAIIQLTAQVGILVGFMAGGFTSGLFGPHATVMCNGALFVVTALIVRFGVKARPAPERTEKEEGGGFATVVAGGARLVFGDPRLRTLALMAWLAGLYMVPYGLATPLAAEAGGGETAAGVVMAGTSIGALVGGLVLTRLVPPVTRLRLLGPLAVLASVPLLVWLFDPPLWLMVVALAASGATASYQFVANAAFVLCVPPDGRARAFGLVAAGLQVSQGLGILAGGFFAEFFGTGTVVVGAGVLGIVFALLLALPWSRMSDEVTRRMQETEAPA; via the coding sequence ATGGCCAATCCGCGCCTCGACAAGACACCTGACGACGAGGGCCACGAGCCCCCGTCTTCCCCCCAGAAGGACGCTTGGCGCAGCAGCTATCGCGAGGTCATGGCGCTCCGGGAGTTCCGTGCCATCTGGTCGGCCCACACCATCGCCACCATCGGCACCAACCTCCTCAACATCGCGGCGAGCATCCTCGTCTACCAGATCACCGGCTCGCCCCTGGCCGCGGGTTTCACCATCGCCCTCGGCTTCCTCCCCCCGCTCATCGCCGGGCCGTTCCTCTCCGGGCTGGCCGACCTCTTCCCGCGCCGCCGGGTGATGGTGGTCTGCGACCTCCTGCGCGCCGTGCTCATCGTCTCCATCGGCATCCCGGGACTGCCGCTGTGGGCGGTATGGCTGCTGCTGTTCTGCTCGGTGCTGCCCGCGCTCCCCTTCGCCGCCGCCCGCGCCGCCATGCTGTCCGAGATCATCCAGGGCGAGCGCTACGTCGCCAGCACGGCGATCATCCAGCTCACCGCCCAGGTCGGGATCCTGGTGGGCTTCATGGCCGGGGGCTTCACCTCGGGCCTGTTCGGACCGCACGCCACCGTGATGTGCAACGGGGCGCTGTTCGTCGTGACCGCGCTCATCGTGCGGTTCGGGGTCAAGGCGCGGCCCGCCCCCGAGCGCACGGAGAAGGAGGAGGGCGGCGGTTTCGCGACGGTGGTCGCCGGCGGGGCCAGGCTGGTCTTCGGCGACCCCCGGCTGCGCACGCTGGCCCTGATGGCCTGGCTGGCCGGGCTCTACATGGTCCCCTACGGGTTGGCGACCCCGCTGGCGGCCGAGGCGGGCGGCGGTGAGACCGCGGCCGGCGTCGTGATGGCGGGGACGTCGATCGGCGCCCTCGTGGGCGGCCTGGTGCTGACCCGCCTGGTGCCGCCGGTGACCCGGCTCCGGCTGCTGGGCCCGCTGGCCGTGCTGGCGTCGGTGCCCCTGCTGGTGTGGCTGTTCGACCCGCCGCTGTGGCTCATGGTGGTCGCGCTGGCGGCGTCCGGCGCCACCGCCTCCTACCAGTTCGTGGCCAACGCCGCGTTCGTGCTGTGCGTCCCGCCGGACGGCCGGGCGCGGGCCTTCGGCCTGGTCGCCGCGGGCCTACAGGTCTCCCAGGGACTGGGCATCCTGGCGGGCGGCTTCTTCGCGGAGTTCTTCGGCACCGGAACGGTCGTGGTCGGCGCGGGCGTGCTGGGCATCGTGTTCGCGCTGCTGCTGGCCCTGCCCTGGTCGCGGATGAGCGACGAGGTCACGCGCAGGATGCAGGAGACCGAGGCCCCGGCCTGA
- a CDS encoding PspC domain-containing protein — translation MNEKLQGKRFRRSNDNRFLAGVCGGIADYLGIDANIVRLVFVVLTVLGFSGVFVYILALLIMPAEGEQHSLLEQIIRNFQGKPGQN, via the coding sequence ATGAACGAGAAACTCCAGGGCAAGCGCTTCCGGCGCAGCAACGACAACCGCTTCCTGGCCGGCGTGTGCGGCGGTATCGCCGACTACCTCGGCATCGACGCCAACATCGTCCGCCTCGTTTTCGTCGTCCTCACCGTGCTCGGCTTCAGCGGCGTCTTCGTGTACATCCTCGCGCTGCTGATCATGCCGGCCGAGGGCGAGCAGCACTCGCTGCTCGAACAGATCATCCGAAACTTCCAGGGAAAGCCGGGACAGAACTGA
- a CDS encoding TetR/AcrR family transcriptional regulator: protein MGLRERKKAATRRALREAAVRLTLEHGLENVTVEEIAADVGVSTRTFFNYFGTKEEALLGELPREVDEGAAREFASGGPTGDFTDDLVGLLIAFLLDVDDLPAQREEMGLRKRLMDREPQLVPGVLARFHDMEQVLARAIAGRLGEPPESERAQLAAVTAMAVMRHTMRRLHYSEEEDAEGIRARVRDSFSVLGEVYGRR, encoded by the coding sequence ATGGGGCTGCGCGAGCGCAAGAAGGCGGCCACACGGCGCGCCCTCCGGGAGGCCGCCGTGCGGCTCACACTCGAACACGGCCTCGAGAACGTCACGGTGGAGGAGATCGCCGCCGACGTCGGGGTCTCCACCCGGACCTTCTTCAACTACTTCGGGACGAAGGAGGAGGCCCTCCTGGGCGAGCTGCCCCGGGAGGTCGACGAGGGCGCCGCCCGGGAGTTCGCCTCGGGCGGCCCCACCGGGGACTTCACCGACGACCTCGTCGGGCTGCTCATCGCGTTCCTCCTCGACGTCGACGACCTCCCCGCCCAGCGGGAGGAGATGGGGCTGCGCAAGCGGCTGATGGACCGCGAGCCCCAGCTCGTCCCCGGCGTGCTGGCCAGGTTCCACGACATGGAGCAGGTGCTGGCGCGGGCGATCGCCGGGCGCCTGGGCGAGCCCCCCGAGTCGGAGCGGGCCCAACTGGCCGCCGTGACCGCGATGGCCGTCATGCGGCACACCATGCGCCGGCTGCACTACTCCGAGGAGGAGGACGCCGAGGGCATCCGCGCCCGGGTCCGCGACTCGTTCAGCGTCCTGGGCGAGGTCTACGGCCGCCGCTGA
- a CDS encoding PPOX class F420-dependent oxidoreductase — MEFAEHQQEILRKPAFGHVATLGPDGEPQVSPVWVDWDGEYLSFSQTTTRQKLRNLARDGRVAVSVLDPDNPYMYVEVRGVVDRVDEDPDKSFIDRMAHKYLGTPYPWHSDEERRVVVRVRPERFVGR; from the coding sequence ATGGAGTTCGCCGAGCACCAGCAGGAGATCCTGCGCAAGCCCGCCTTCGGGCACGTGGCCACCCTGGGACCGGACGGTGAGCCGCAGGTCAGTCCGGTGTGGGTCGACTGGGACGGGGAGTACCTGAGCTTCAGCCAGACCACCACCCGGCAGAAGCTCAGGAACCTCGCCCGGGACGGCCGGGTGGCGGTCTCCGTCCTCGACCCCGACAACCCCTACATGTACGTGGAGGTGCGCGGAGTGGTCGACCGGGTGGACGAGGACCCGGACAAGTCCTTCATCGACCGGATGGCCCACAAGTACCTCGGCACCCCGTATCCCTGGCACAGTGACGAGGAGAGGCGTGTCGTCGTCCGCGTCCGCCCCGAGCGGTTCGTCGGACGCTGA